The following coding sequences lie in one Verrucomicrobiota bacterium genomic window:
- a CDS encoding DUF1559 domain-containing protein gives MKTNFSHPVRSVLTPPELTPRRAFTLIELLVVIAILMILAGLLLPGLTKAKGKAQTMQCLNNLRQLGLSWIQYAQDHDDFVPPNSMENSSPAKAWIQGWLNMNDDHPDNTNTLHLMTSLLWPYHRSLKIWKCPGDISVTGPGGRAHPRIRSFSMNPFLNPLCEPTPWRFIRKMTDMTEPPPARTFVLIDEREDSINDGVFQVDMDKPFIGDWPAVYHDGASALFFADGHTAIQKWIDPRTRPPLRKNQLLFNGGTPSPGNPDVHWLQERTTSRMD, from the coding sequence ATGAAAACGAATTTTTCTCACCCGGTTCGAAGCGTCTTAACCCCGCCCGAACTGACGCCACGTCGGGCCTTTACGCTGATAGAATTGCTGGTTGTCATCGCCATCCTCATGATTCTGGCGGGTTTGCTCCTCCCTGGTCTTACGAAGGCCAAAGGGAAAGCGCAGACGATGCAGTGCCTGAACAACCTGAGGCAATTGGGACTTTCCTGGATTCAATATGCGCAGGACCACGACGATTTCGTGCCGCCGAACAGCATGGAGAACTCCAGCCCGGCCAAAGCGTGGATCCAAGGCTGGCTGAACATGAATGACGATCACCCCGACAACACGAATACCCTCCATCTCATGACCAGCCTCCTCTGGCCGTATCACCGGTCGCTGAAGATCTGGAAATGCCCCGGAGACATCTCCGTAACAGGCCCCGGCGGAAGGGCACATCCTCGGATCCGAAGTTTCTCCATGAATCCGTTCTTGAATCCGCTGTGCGAACCGACGCCCTGGAGATTCATTCGAAAAATGACGGATATGACCGAGCCGCCTCCGGCCCGAACTTTCGTCCTCATCGACGAGCGCGAAGACAGCATTAACGACGGCGTCTTCCAGGTGGATATGGACAAGCCGTTCATCGGAGATTGGCCGGCCGTTTATCACGACGGTGCCAGCGCGCTCTTCTTTGCCGATGGCCATACAGCGATCCAGAAGTGGATCGACCCGCGCACCCGGCCGCCGCTTCGGAAGAATCAATTGCTGTTTAACGGCGGCACGCCGAGCCCGGGGAATCCGGACGTGCATTGGCTGCAGGAAAGGACGACCAGCCGGATGGATTAA